The region TTTGTTTCGTAAAAGAGATTTGTTTATTGAATAACTTATCTCTAAAAAGTGCGTATATCAATAAAATAAAAGCGATCAACAAATAAGAGCGGAAATTAGATTGTACTAAAGCGAAAGTTGCAGTTATAGCAATAATAACAATTGCAATATTTTTAAATAAACTATTTTCCTTAGTAAATTTGGATAACATAAAACCAAAAATAATTAATATACTTATTAAGGATAACCCAATTAAAAAAAGTAAGAAAGTGGTATTCATTTTTATTTATTTATCTATTACGTTCAAGAATTTTTTGTACAATCATTAAAAATAAGGTTTTCTATGGTTTTTAGTTTTTTTGATCTCACTTAACAAATCTCATAATCCCCGTCTTATTTAAAAATTTAACATCAGGTAGCACTCTACGATTTGTTTTAAAATTTATTGAAAGACTATATTCTTTTCTATTGTTTTTAACTAAACTACAGTTATAGTTTATTCTATTTCAGCCTATGACAGCAGGCAAATGGTTATTAAATGCTCTTTCTCTGCCACTCAAGGTTATATTGATCTAATCTTTACAGGGTATTTAAGTGTTTCAAAAAAAGTCATTCCTTGGTAAATAGGCTAAACCATATTACTTATACTGTTGTTCTAAATAGCATAATTTCTTGTTTTTTTTCTAATTGATGTTGCAAATCAAAATTCATTACAATTACCCATTCTCCTAGAGACATACCTAAGACCACAAGTGATTGCATAATACTGCCTAAAATTCCTAGAAAGTTGGTAACCTTTCTCGTTTTGATCATTTTTCGGTATCTTTTCAATTTTGGACCAAGAATTGTCGGAACTGCAATGCTCAACTACTATGATTTCATAATCATCTGTAATATTTTTTACAGTTTTGTGAACTCCTTTTACAAGCTCCTCAACCATGTTTTCAGCTCTAGAAACAAGACTTACAATTGATATATGAATGATCTTTTAGAATTTTTATCTGTTCATAAGCGGTAAAGAATAAAGTAACAGCAATGTAAAAATATCCTATCATTATTTAATTACTCGCTTTAAATATTCAAAATAATCACCTTTTAAACTTGATATTCTATCGATGATGGTACTTGCCGACATCCATCCCATTCGAAATGCTATTTCCTCAAGGCAGGCAATTTTTAAACCTGTTCTTTTCTCTACAGCTTTCACAAACTCTGTAGCCTCTGTTAAGGCTTCATGAGTTCCTGTATCTAACCATGCGAATCCTCGTGAAAGCATTTGTAGTTGTAATGTCTTTTCTTCTAGATAGTATTGATTTACGGCAGTAATCTCTAACTCTCCTCTGTTAGAAGGCTTTACATTCGACGCAATATTAATAACGCTATTAGGATAAAAATACAACCCAACTACCGCATAGTTTGATTTTGGTTCCGTTGGTTTCTCTTCAATACTTAAAACCTTGCCTTCTAAATCAAATTCTGCCACGCCATAGCGTTCAGGATCTTCTACATAATATCCAAAAACAACTGCTTTATTTTCATTTTTTACTTTAGCAACTGAATTCATTAATAATTTTTGTAGTCCCGCTCCATAAAAAATATTATCTCCTAAAACTAAACAAACGTCGTCATTCCCTATAAATTCTTTTCCTATCATAAAGGCTTGTGCCAATCCATCAGGTGATGGCTGCTCTGCATATGAAAGTTGGATTCCAAACTGACTTCCATCACCCAACAATTTTCTGAAATTTGGCAAATCATGCGGTGTTGAGATGACCAATATTTCTTTTATCCCTGCTAACATCAGTACGGATAAGGGATAATAAATCATCGGTTTATCGTAAATTGGTAGTAATTGCTTAGATACTGCTAATGTAAGTGGATGTAACCTTGTACCTGAGCCGCCTGCAAGAATAATTCCTTTCATTTTGATGTTGTTGATTCGATTAGTTGTTTAATCATTTCTTTGCTTATTATTGTTTTTAACCACACATAGTCAAATATAGTTTTTTGTAAATGTAAAAAACTTTAATGAATCCGAGCATTTTTACGTCAAAAACTTCCTCAGCATTTATAAATTCTTGTACTTGCTGTTCTATGATCAAATAACGTGTACTACGATTATTTTTAAAAACAGCAACATACGTTTCTTTATTGATTTATTTTCTTAAAATAACAAGAAGAATTTAGTATAAATCCGAGATTGAAAATTCACTTTCATCTTGTAATTTAATTGCATCTAAAGATAGAAAATTTGGATTATAATTATTTAGTAGAGCTAAGGTTATGTAATGGAACTATAAAATTGATGTTTTTTCTGTTGTTAAAAAATTAAGTTTATATCCAACATTGTTATTAAAAACAATTTTAACAAAAAAAATACATTATAAAACTTACCAATGAAGTTTTATCACTATTACATTTTCGATTTTATGAATCAAGTATTATTCATTAAATCAGCCAATTCGTCTGAGCTCATAAATTCTACATCTGGCCATTTTTTGGTTACCAATTTCAACAAAGTTTTGAAGTATTTTAAATTTTGTTTTCTATTGTTTTCACTAAGTGAACCCATAAAATTGATTCGATGACTACCAATGATGGCTGGTTTATAGGTCTTAAAAGCCCAGTCAATTCTTTTCATACAGTCGTACACAACTGATTCACCATTACCTACTAATGACGGTTCAAAAAAAGCATTTCTAACTATATTAGACAGCCCACTTTTTGATTTTTTCCCAGTGTATCTAACACTCGTTTTAAACCAATCCCCAGTTAGATTAGGTGCAAATTGGTAAGGAATTCCTTGCAATGTTGAAACACCTGCTTCCATCAAGAAAGTTTCGTGCGCTTTATGCCATACATAGCAGGGTGCTATAAAAGTTTTGGATTCAAATCCGAAAGTATCTTGGAAGATTCTTTGTCCATCAATTATGATTTTTTTATGATTTTCAAGCTCATCAAGGCTTTCAAAATCAAGGGCAGCCATCACATTATTACGTTTGTTTATTTGTTCATTAAGTGAAATTCCAAACATCTTTTCATGAAAGGCACTTGTAAGTTCATTATGAGAATTTTCTAGTGCATGCAACCATTGCTTGATTGACAAATGTTCTCTACCATGCAATTGCGGTTGATAAATTTTATTTTCTATTCCTTGCTTTATCAAATGAATCATTTCATCATGACCGTCTCTATTTTTAAAAGTATCCGAAAACGATTCGAAAAAATAATGCTGGAAATTAGATTCTTTAATTTTTTGGAAATCTGGATTGGCAACAATTGTATTGGCAGTGATTTTTGCATAATTTCCATGAACATCTCTCACTGATACTAAAACCTCGAAAAGTGCGTGCAAATCATTTTGACTTTCGAGTATATCAAAGTTAAAGTAGGGGTCTCGTGATAAATTTGGTAGTTTCAACAAAAGTATTTCTCGAGCTTCTTTGCTATGTGTGCGGATACTTCCCCAATCATCAGATTCAATAACTACAATTTTTCTGTTGGTATGAAAGCCTCTTAGCTGCGATATATTCCTAAAAATAGTTTTAATCATGAAGTTATAATGTTATTTATATAAAATACTGTGGGATGTATCTTTTAGATTATTTTCGCTGGGTTTCCCATCACTTCAGAATCAGACGATACATCAAAGTTGACGTAAGCACTCAGAGCAATCAAAACATTGTCACTAATTGAAACGTTTCCTATAAGGATGGTATTCAATCCACACATTATTCCCTATTTTTGGAGTACCTGCCCTTTTACCTATTGCCGAACGAATGGTTACGCCATGTGCAATATTACAGTTTTTACCAATAATTGCATTTTTGCTGATGACTGTGGTACCAAAGTAACCAATATAGAAACCACCGCCTATTTTACCTCCGTTTTGAAAACCATATTTATAGGTATATCTCCTCATACATAGTTTCGCCAAAAAGCCAATCAGTGATTTCGTACCAAAGTGTTCTTTTAAACGTTTAAAAAACATGTATCGGAAACCTTGTGCTCTAAATCCTTGTAATAAAACTAATACTGAATATGGTTTTGGTTTATATCGAAATAAATCTTGTTTTATTATTGTAAGCATTAATTAATTTTATTAGAAGTAATAATTTTTTGTATATCTACTTTGCCAATTACCTTAGCGGGTACGCCTCCTAAAACTACGTCTGTCTCAAAACAAGATTTTGATACTGCTGCGTTGGCTGCAATAGCAACCCTATCTGCAATCTGTATGTCGCCATATACTTTTACTCCAGGTCCAAAATAAACGTGGTCTCCAATTTTAGGAGCTGCTTTACCACCACCTGATGCTCCTATATTGACACAAACATGCATCCTACAATATTTACCAATTCTAGCATTTGCATTGATTACAATGGTTCCATAATGTGGCAATTGAAAACCTTCGTCAACCACATTTTCAGGAATAGAAAACCCTAATTTTAATCCTAATTTATATTTTAAATATTTAACAGTAAAATACAAGCTTTTATAAATGGGGTTTTTTCTTTTACATTTTAGATATTCACATGTTCTTAAAAGCAACAAAAACCTTTGTGTTGGCTTGAAAGCTGTCTTTACATATAAAAAGAAAAAGTTGTAGTTTTTTTTGTAACCCTGCTCTACTTGTAAAAACCTAATGTAGTCTTTCTTATTTTGTATCATTATTCGTATTTAGGCCAATTAAACTGAGAATTATAAAAGAATTATATATCTCTTCAAAGAAAAGAACGCTCTTAGGATTCATTATTATTATCGTTTTTCTTACAAAATTTAGTAGTACTAAAATCAATAAAATGTTTTATATCGTTTTATAGACGTGTCTTATTTCAATGTAGCTAATATATTTTCTATTAGTTTTTTATAGATACGAACACTATCTAATTCATTTTTAATGAGTAATTCCATATTTAAATTATCGGCACTGTATGTTTCCCAATTTTTACAGACCTTGTATAGTATTTCAGGTAAATTATCTTCATTAAAATTTAATCCGATTTTATATTGATCGATCATTTCTGACGTTTCACCAACTAAATTATTCAGAATAAACAGATTGGATGCAACATAATCATTAAATTTAAAACTATGGGCTACAAATGATTCTTTTCTAAAACTATTTATTCCTATGTCACATACAGAAAGATACTTTAAATAATCTTTGTATGCCAACCTACCTGTAATTTTAATGTTCAGAGAGTTGTCAACTGTAAATTTTTCTATGAAACTCCTTTTCTCTCCTTCACCAACAAAGTACATACAATATTTAATATTCTTGTCATCAATATCTTGAATTGCTTTCAGCAACAAATCAAAATCATAACTATTGTCTAAACTCCCACCATAACAAATCCATATTTCATCAGCAGGTTTGTTCAATTGAAAATTACTTTTCTCAACAAGTTTTTTTGTTTGATCCTTGTTTACACCCAAGTAGGTATAAGACCAGGGTACCCCAGGATTAATATCATGTGCGGCTAATGCATACGCCTTGGATTCACCAGAAATATAGGTAGCCATTTTGTAAGATTGTTTAGTCATCCATCGCCAAGGATACAAAAAGAAATTGGTCATTGATTTGTATCGGGTTAAAGGAAGCAATGAATCTGGCCATAAATCTATGATATCAATTACAAAATTAATACTATGTTTTTTACAATAAAGAGCGCATATATATGCCGAACTCGAAGGTGGCATCAGACAAAGAATAAGATCAGGTTTATCAACCAAATTATTTAAATAGAGTCGAAGTTTATATGCAAATACCTGATGGCTATATACTCTTTTGTATGTCAAATTTTTGTCATAACTGGGCACATGGATATATTTGACAAAAAATGGATTATTTTCATCTATAGCTGTTCTTGATTTGTATTTCTTTTCTGAATGACAAAAATCAGTTGTAACAATTGACACTTTTTGAGAAAAAGCATTCGCTATTTTATGCAACCTACTGTAAGAATTACTTATCTCACCAAAGAGAGAAACAATGAGTATATGTTTATTCATGCTACCTTATCACATTGATTATAAAACACTTCTTAAAAAGTCCAAAATATTTGAAAAAACCATGTAACCTCAATGAATACAGCATATTTAGTTATTAAATTTTGGAATGTTCCGATAACTTTCATTACAGTATGAGAAGAGTTGCATCCAATTCTTCTGATATATTTCCAAACTATATTTTTCATTATAGATTTTCAAACCTGAATTTACTTTTTTCATTCTCATCTCGTCATTTTCAATATAAGTCTTTATTGCCTTCGCAATATTCTCGGGTGTTATAGGATTCAGAATAATAGCTTCATTATTCGAAATAGTGCTTGGAATCTCGCCAGCATTGGTGGTAATTAGGGCACAGCCTGACGCCAACGCTTCCAGTATAACTAATGGCTGGGCTTCATTTGGATATTGCGTAGGCAAAACGAAAATATGGCTAGCATTAAAAAGTTCCTGTTTTTTAGTCCCTTTTGCGCCCGGGATGTAACGAACTTTTATACTTGAATCTAGTACTTTATTGATGTCAACTATGGTTTCGGCTATCCATTTTTCTGATTCCTTGATTGTTTTAAATCGGGTACAATGCTTTGTCTTTATTAAAGGCCCGCAAAGAATGGCATTCATTTTTAATTTTGGGTCTGACTTCGATAATAATAAAAGAGCTTCCAAATACTCAGGATATCCCTTAGATTCAACCAGCAAACTCAAAAATAGTATTTCAACTGGTTTTGAAGAAATATCTCGATGTTTATTTAGAGTAAATTGCTGATTTACTGGTTCACTATCAATTGTATTAGGTATTATTTTAACCTTGTCTGCATGAATTCCAATTTCAACTAATTTTGACTTTTGAACATTTCCTACAACCGTAATAATTTTAGCTGAATTTAATATTTTTTTGAATAGCGCCGTTTTATTACTTGTATTGCTCCAACTAACAAATGAATGACCATTTAATGAAATGATTACAGAAAGTTTTCTCTTCATCATACGAACAGGTACATACCACCATAAAATTCTAAGAAATGAAAAATAACCTTGCCCTAAATTAATGTATAATGTAGCTCTTTTCGTAAATAATAAAGAGAAAATAGAGGGTATAGTTGAAAAGGTATTTAATATCCAATCAAAAATTAACAGCATTTTATTTTTAGTTGCTCGTTTCAGTGGGTATAAATAAATATCCTGAAATACATAATCCTTACCGGAAAGTAACTTTTTTATTAATATAGTAGAGGCTGTTTGCCCCGAAAAAGTAGCTACTTTAATATATGAAAAGTAAATTTTTTGCATATTTTAAACCTAATTGATGTTAAAAATTAGAACTAAATAAATTTTACAATTTAACTTTAATAATAATTCTTTAATACTTCCTTAATGAACCAAACTATTTATTAGACAAAACTTTAGACCAGGCTACATCATAAAATTCTGCAGCCACATCTTTAGTCAAAAATACTTTCATAGTATTTGTTGCCTTTTTTGACATCATTTCTCGCAACGCATCATCCTCTATTAATTTTTCTAACTTTCGCTCAAGTAAATTCTGATTGAAAATAATAAATAGAAAACCATTTATCTGAAGAATTTTTAGTAAATTTTATATTAGAAATCTTAGCAAAATTCTTCACTATAATTCTTTTTTTATTTGTTCTAGAATAGCTTTGTCAGAGAAAACAACTGCTCTTTCTTTAGATTTAGCAGTATAAGTAGCAAGATATGTTTTATCAATGATGTATTTTTCCATTCCATCCGCTATAGATTTAGGTGTTTGTTCTACCATCACACCAAATTCACCATAACCAACCACTTCCCTGCATCCGCTGCAATTAGTTACGAGCGTTGGCTTCCCTAACAACATCGCTTCGCACAAAGCCATCGGCATTGCCTCTGAAATTGACGTCATCATAAATACGTCCGTTTGTGCCATCAATGGATAAGGATTTTTTACAAAATCGTTCAGTGAAAC is a window of Polaribacter litorisediminis DNA encoding:
- a CDS encoding glycosyltransferase, producing the protein MVEELVKGVHKTVKNITDDYEIIVVEHCSSDNSWSKIEKIPKNDQNEKGYQLSRNFRQYYAITCGLRYVSRRMGNCNEF
- the rfbA gene encoding glucose-1-phosphate thymidylyltransferase RfbA, whose translation is MKGIILAGGSGTRLHPLTLAVSKQLLPIYDKPMIYYPLSVLMLAGIKEILVISTPHDLPNFRKLLGDGSQFGIQLSYAEQPSPDGLAQAFMIGKEFIGNDDVCLVLGDNIFYGAGLQKLLMNSVAKVKNENKAVVFGYYVEDPERYGVAEFDLEGKVLSIEEKPTEPKSNYAVVGLYFYPNSVINIASNVKPSNRGELEITAVNQYYLEEKTLQLQMLSRGFAWLDTGTHEALTEATEFVKAVEKRTGLKIACLEEIAFRMGWMSASTIIDRISSLKGDYFEYLKRVIK
- a CDS encoding polysaccharide (de)acetylase, whose product is MIKTIFRNISQLRGFHTNRKIVVIESDDWGSIRTHSKEAREILLLKLPNLSRDPYFNFDILESQNDLHALFEVLVSVRDVHGNYAKITANTIVANPDFQKIKESNFQHYFFESFSDTFKNRDGHDEMIHLIKQGIENKIYQPQLHGREHLSIKQWLHALENSHNELTSAFHEKMFGISLNEQINKRNNVMAALDFESLDELENHKKIIIDGQRIFQDTFGFESKTFIAPCYVWHKAHETFLMEAGVSTLQGIPYQFAPNLTGDWFKTSVRYTGKKSKSGLSNIVRNAFFEPSLVGNGESVVYDCMKRIDWAFKTYKPAIIGSHRINFMGSLSENNRKQNLKYFKTLLKLVTKKWPDVEFMSSDELADLMNNT
- a CDS encoding serine O-acetyltransferase, with the protein product MIQNKKDYIRFLQVEQGYKKNYNFFFLYVKTAFKPTQRFLLLLRTCEYLKCKRKNPIYKSLYFTVKYLKYKLGLKLGFSIPENVVDEGFQLPHYGTIVINANARIGKYCRMHVCVNIGASGGGKAAPKIGDHVYFGPGVKVYGDIQIADRVAIAANAAVSKSCFETDVVLGGVPAKVIGKVDIQKIITSNKIN
- a CDS encoding glycosyltransferase; translated protein: MNKHILIVSLFGEISNSYSRLHKIANAFSQKVSIVTTDFCHSEKKYKSRTAIDENNPFFVKYIHVPSYDKNLTYKRVYSHQVFAYKLRLYLNNLVDKPDLILCLMPPSSSAYICALYCKKHSINFVIDIIDLWPDSLLPLTRYKSMTNFFLYPWRWMTKQSYKMATYISGESKAYALAAHDINPGVPWSYTYLGVNKDQTKKLVEKSNFQLNKPADEIWICYGGSLDNSYDFDLLLKAIQDIDDKNIKYCMYFVGEGEKRSFIEKFTVDNSLNIKITGRLAYKDYLKYLSVCDIGINSFRKESFVAHSFKFNDYVASNLFILNNLVGETSEMIDQYKIGLNFNEDNLPEILYKVCKNWETYSADNLNMELLIKNELDSVRIYKKLIENILATLK
- a CDS encoding glycosyltransferase family 4 protein, translating into MQKIYFSYIKVATFSGQTASTILIKKLLSGKDYVFQDIYLYPLKRATKNKMLLIFDWILNTFSTIPSIFSLLFTKRATLYINLGQGYFSFLRILWWYVPVRMMKRKLSVIISLNGHSFVSWSNTSNKTALFKKILNSAKIITVVGNVQKSKLVEIGIHADKVKIIPNTIDSEPVNQQFTLNKHRDISSKPVEILFLSLLVESKGYPEYLEALLLLSKSDPKLKMNAILCGPLIKTKHCTRFKTIKESEKWIAETIVDINKVLDSSIKVRYIPGAKGTKKQELFNASHIFVLPTQYPNEAQPLVILEALASGCALITTNAGEIPSTISNNEAIILNPITPENIAKAIKTYIENDEMRMKKVNSGLKIYNEKYSLEIYQKNWMQLFSYCNESYRNIPKFNN